Part of the Deltaproteobacteria bacterium genome is shown below.
CCTGGTGGGTGCTCAGCTCGTGTTCAACGACGCGACGCCCAGCACCGACGTGACGGTCCCGAGCGGGACGACCAGCGGTCTGAAAGTCGATGTGAACCAGACCGTGCCGCAGGGCGGCGTGCTGGAGATCAAGCTGGACTTCGACGCGGCGCAGTCGATCCACAAGACCGGCAACGGGAAGTACCTCATGCAGCCGGTGATCCGCGTCGTGCCCTGATCAGACCTTCATCTTTCTTCCCATGACCAGCACCACCGCGCGTTTCACGCGGCTGCCGCCACGTAACTGCGCCGCAGACCGAACTCCCAGACGAGTTTGTCCGGCGCCGTGCCGGTGACTCGCATCCGGCCGCCGTGGATGCCGTGGAGGTGGTGGGCGGCGCAGAGACTGATGAGGTTTTCCGGGTCGTCGCTTCCTCCCTGCGAGCGGGGCTTGATGTGATGCGCGTGCACCGCCGCCCTGCTGCAGCCCGGCACCTGGCAGAAGTGCCTGTCGCGAGCGCGGATGCGCCGCTGCAATGTGTTCGCCTGCTTGAGCTGCGCCCTCCAAGTCTCGATGAAGTGCTCCGCTAACGCGACCAGGCACTCTCCCGCCGACAACCACCGCTTTGCCGCAGCGCGGGCAGCGCGAAATG
Proteins encoded:
- a CDS encoding HNH endonuclease: MAERTVVQRIALERSLYRIPVLRRALSEKRISYEKARIIARHAEGEEVRDWVEKAETMTCVALRRAMQDKDEAQMCARGTFGVWMTVSVAEVVKAAFRAARAAAKRWLSAGECLVALAEHFIETWRAQLKQANTLQRRIRARDRHFCQVPGCSRAAVHAHHIKPRSQGGSDDPENLISLCAAHHLHGIHGGRMRVTGTAPDKLVWEFGLRRSYVAAAA